The following proteins are co-located in the Echinicola sp. 20G genome:
- a CDS encoding lipopolysaccharide biosynthesis protein, with product MNQQNRYYSFFINKLGVNQEILWSGYNQLWAILKGPISIFFIIKYLLPNQQGLWFTFINLGALKIFAELGFTMIITQFVSHEFANINDFDKKLGTNDSGLSKLVSLIRFSLKFYLKIVPIAILIMIVVGYFYFRNESKDVFFAWIFSSIVGGSSLLISVFQGIYKGIGKVKEVQKNLFLGSIAMGVGNWVLLIFKFNIWALVFGNLAGILIMGINLYARDTKFWSTVLNYNLTKKYNWFSEIIGLQWRYAISWASGYFIFNLIVPVLYKFESAEVAGKYGLSMRVISAFIGISQAWITTKIPQFNFLVAQDKFRELNSFFKKSLIQSFMIQILFSLFIVLGLYVLSFWSEIGYRFLSLKYIVVLLLIQIPMQIVNCFAIYLRAFKKEPFVIYSLVNAFSMLIASFLILPEFGFNGMLIFLLLVYWLGLLPYATFIFTSKKAEFVNLNIRG from the coding sequence ATGAATCAGCAAAATAGATATTATTCATTTTTTATTAATAAGTTAGGAGTTAATCAAGAAATACTTTGGAGTGGGTATAATCAACTTTGGGCAATCCTTAAAGGACCAATTTCTATTTTTTTTATTATAAAGTATTTATTACCAAATCAGCAAGGGCTATGGTTTACTTTCATAAATTTAGGAGCACTTAAGATTTTTGCTGAATTGGGATTTACAATGATAATTACCCAATTCGTAAGTCATGAATTTGCAAATATTAATGATTTCGATAAAAAGCTTGGAACAAATGATAGTGGGCTATCTAAATTAGTCAGCTTGATTAGATTTTCTTTAAAATTTTATTTAAAAATTGTTCCTATTGCAATTCTAATCATGATAGTTGTTGGTTATTTCTATTTCCGAAATGAGTCAAAGGATGTGTTTTTTGCTTGGATATTTAGCTCAATTGTAGGAGGAAGCTCATTATTAATTTCAGTATTTCAAGGTATTTATAAAGGGATAGGTAAAGTTAAAGAGGTTCAAAAAAATCTTTTCTTAGGCTCTATAGCAATGGGGGTTGGAAATTGGGTTTTACTTATTTTTAAATTCAATATTTGGGCATTGGTGTTTGGTAATTTAGCGGGTATTCTTATTATGGGAATAAATTTGTATGCAAGAGATACCAAGTTCTGGAGCACTGTTTTAAACTATAATTTGACTAAAAAGTACAATTGGTTTTCTGAAATAATAGGGCTGCAGTGGCGGTATGCAATTTCTTGGGCAAGTGGTTATTTTATCTTTAATTTGATAGTACCTGTATTGTATAAGTTTGAAAGTGCTGAAGTTGCTGGTAAATATGGCTTATCAATGCGAGTAATTAGTGCTTTTATAGGGATTTCTCAAGCATGGATAACGACAAAAATACCTCAGTTTAATTTTTTAGTCGCTCAAGATAAGTTTAGAGAATTAAATAGCTTTTTTAAAAAAAGCTTAATACAAAGTTTCATGATTCAGATACTTTTTTCTTTATTCATTGTTTTAGGCTTATATGTTTTAAGTTTCTGGTCTGAAATTGGTTATAGATTCCTATCATTAAAATATATTGTTGTTTTATTGTTAATTCAAATTCCTATGCAAATCGTTAATTGTTTTGCAATATATTTACGAGCATTTAAAAAGGAACCATTTGTAATTTATTCCTTAGTTAATGCTTTTTCTATGTTAATAGCGTCATTTCTTATTCTTCCCGAATTTGGTTTTAATGGGATGTTGATTTTTCTCCTACTTGTCTATTGGCTAGGTTTGCTTCCTTATGCAACGTTTATTTTTACTAGCAAGAAAGCTGAATTTGTTAATTTAAATATTAGAGGATGA
- a CDS encoding glycosyltransferase family A protein, protein MLTICIPTFNRARYLKLLLTFFKNEVSQNREVLKYVRFIVSDNASEDETPEVLKQMSAESDFFEYYRNLENIGLIGNLNLLLSLSKSEYVWFVSDDDQLQDGVISFILQTIREKGDLEFIFLNYFINGKVGCHIENNDNLDSTQVALNIFKENYGALVFITSCVYKRTNLLEISNEPMSNWLSAPLFYSFFSCTKGQIFLCKDPWVVFNPGNASYKGFKNISNLKFNDYLLILEYLPSIGYNSLQVRDSIDVYLKKQSHAVILHILFNSNNSKVVLKYFRIKHLLLAPINSFSFLLRKFFS, encoded by the coding sequence ATGCTGACAATTTGTATTCCTACTTTCAATAGAGCGAGATATTTAAAGCTTCTGTTAACATTCTTCAAGAACGAAGTAAGCCAAAATAGAGAAGTATTAAAATATGTAAGGTTTATAGTTTCAGATAATGCTTCAGAGGATGAAACTCCAGAAGTACTAAAACAAATGAGTGCTGAAAGTGATTTTTTCGAGTACTATAGGAACTTAGAGAATATTGGGTTAATTGGAAATCTTAATTTATTGTTAAGTTTATCAAAAAGTGAATATGTGTGGTTTGTTAGTGATGATGATCAACTACAGGATGGTGTGATTTCTTTTATTCTTCAAACTATAAGAGAAAAGGGAGACTTGGAATTTATATTTCTGAATTATTTTATTAATGGAAAAGTAGGCTGTCATATAGAAAACAATGATAATTTGGATTCAACTCAAGTAGCTTTGAATATATTTAAAGAAAATTACGGAGCTTTAGTATTTATTACATCATGTGTATACAAACGTACTAACCTTTTAGAAATATCAAATGAACCAATGTCTAATTGGCTTTCTGCACCTTTATTCTATTCTTTTTTCTCCTGTACAAAAGGTCAGATATTTTTGTGTAAAGATCCCTGGGTTGTGTTCAACCCAGGTAATGCAAGTTATAAAGGATTTAAAAATATATCTAACTTAAAATTTAATGATTATTTACTTATTTTAGAATATCTTCCTTCAATTGGGTATAATAGTTTACAGGTGAGAGATTCAATTGATGTTTACCTAAAAAAACAATCTCATGCAGTTATATTACACATATTATTTAATAGTAATAATTCGAAAGTAGTACTGAAATACTTTAGGATTAAACATTTGCTTTTAGCTCCAATAAATTCATTTTCATTTTTATTGCGCAAATTTTTTTCTTAA
- a CDS encoding glycosyltransferase produces the protein MEKKKVILITRRYPYGTAEAFLESEIQYLSREFDEIVVFPSEKFGEIRKVPENVLVNTTFSSAFKNMKERFFVSFYSKSLWKSIWKYRKEIKKLSDIILVYRYMSGFLLTKKYFSLMPELLNGNIVYTYWFNALTHALVSLKDKDDFTFSIVSRVHRYDLYEGLDSTQKFWPYRKEVLLNIDRLYSISDDGKFYLEKKYQVLNKIVVSKLGVFDNFRISTGSVDNCVSIISVSRIEPLKRVDLIFRLIYVFSLEKPDMNVRWTHFGDGSEMTFLKSNIDSMDKLQNLEINLMGSVKNEEVYRYYTENKIDVFINLSSSEGIPVSIMEAQSYGIPVLATNVGGSGEIVTHEVGCLVDVDDEINKLKEKLTVLIDRKLDREEIKKVWASRYDADKNYKDFVLSLKTL, from the coding sequence TTGGAAAAGAAAAAAGTAATTTTAATAACCAGAAGGTATCCATACGGTACTGCTGAGGCTTTTTTAGAGTCGGAAATCCAATACTTATCTAGAGAATTTGATGAAATCGTAGTATTTCCGTCTGAGAAATTTGGAGAAATAAGGAAAGTTCCAGAAAATGTTTTGGTAAATACAACATTTTCTTCTGCGTTTAAAAATATGAAGGAAAGATTTTTTGTTTCTTTCTATTCCAAATCCTTATGGAAATCGATTTGGAAATACCGAAAAGAAATCAAAAAGCTATCCGATATTATACTGGTTTACAGGTACATGTCAGGGTTTTTGTTGACAAAGAAATATTTTTCTTTAATGCCCGAATTGCTAAATGGTAATATTGTTTATACTTATTGGTTTAACGCACTTACTCATGCCTTAGTATCTTTGAAAGATAAGGATGACTTCACTTTTTCGATTGTATCTCGTGTCCATCGCTACGATTTGTATGAGGGTTTGGATTCTACTCAGAAATTTTGGCCATATAGAAAAGAAGTTTTATTGAATATTGATAGACTTTATAGTATCTCGGATGACGGAAAATTTTATTTGGAAAAAAAATATCAAGTCCTTAATAAGATTGTTGTTTCGAAATTGGGAGTTTTTGATAATTTCAGGATTTCAACAGGGTCAGTTGATAATTGTGTTTCTATTATTTCGGTATCCAGGATCGAACCTCTTAAAAGGGTAGATTTAATTTTTAGGTTGATTTATGTTTTCTCCTTAGAAAAACCAGATATGAATGTTCGTTGGACTCATTTTGGTGATGGAAGTGAAATGACTTTTTTAAAATCCAATATCGATAGTATGGATAAACTACAAAATCTAGAAATAAACTTGATGGGGAGTGTTAAAAATGAAGAGGTGTATAGATATTATACAGAGAATAAAATTGATGTTTTTATCAATTTAAGTTCTTCAGAGGGCATTCCTGTATCTATAATGGAAGCGCAAAGCTATGGTATTCCTGTTTTAGCGACGAATGTTGGAGGAAGTGGTGAAATAGTTACTCATGAAGTTGGTTGTTTGGTTGATGTTGATGATGAAATCAATAAGCTAAAAGAAAAATTAACTGTTTTAATAGACAGAAAACTAGATAGAGAAGAGATCAAGAAAGTGTGGGCATCAAGGTATGATGCTGATAAGAATTATAAGGACTTCGTATTAAGTCTTAAAACTTTATAA
- a CDS encoding glycosyltransferase family 2 protein has product MTKLLTIVIPTYNRVEHLIKNIPFLLDQLNDECKLLILDNASDDYDVADKLKPILEKHNSVDINVLRNDYNVGLFGNIVKCFEKCETEWLFIMGDDDRIANDGINIILSDIKNNPDCVNISYKWEPEKEWSGKRPLFGKGINAYLNSIEGIHHVMFLSGNIYNTRKLNSYIHTGYNYCFSSAPHLAILIKYLEENLNCQFLLSEKMIVDNFNSEVEEKKKWDKTSFFKSIQFLIDVPDKEINRKEIFKIHKERYPILKYLKYYVNAGIKSKNDASYRHNFKISCFFYNVYGSNWDKFFLKVCLITITPIVFILKIFK; this is encoded by the coding sequence ATGACAAAATTACTTACCATAGTAATCCCTACTTACAATAGGGTGGAGCATCTCATTAAGAATATTCCTTTTTTATTGGATCAATTGAATGATGAATGCAAATTATTAATATTAGATAATGCTTCCGATGACTATGATGTTGCTGATAAATTAAAGCCTATTTTAGAAAAACATAATAGTGTTGATATCAATGTGCTTCGTAATGATTATAATGTTGGGCTTTTTGGAAATATTGTGAAGTGCTTTGAGAAATGTGAGACAGAGTGGTTGTTTATTATGGGGGATGATGACAGAATAGCAAATGATGGAATTAATATTATTTTAAGTGATATCAAAAATAATCCAGACTGTGTCAATATTTCTTACAAATGGGAACCGGAGAAGGAATGGTCAGGTAAAAGACCACTTTTTGGCAAAGGGATAAATGCATATTTAAATTCAATTGAAGGAATTCACCATGTAATGTTCTTATCAGGAAATATCTATAATACCAGAAAGCTTAATTCATATATCCATACAGGCTATAATTATTGTTTTTCCTCAGCCCCACACTTGGCTATTTTGATTAAATACTTAGAGGAAAATCTTAATTGCCAGTTCCTACTTTCTGAAAAAATGATAGTGGATAATTTTAATTCAGAGGTAGAAGAGAAAAAAAAATGGGATAAGACATCATTTTTTAAAAGTATACAATTTTTAATAGATGTTCCAGATAAGGAAATTAATAGAAAAGAAATTTTTAAAATTCACAAAGAAAGATATCCAATATTAAAATATTTGAAGTATTACGTCAATGCTGGAATAAAAAGTAAAAATGATGCTAGCTATAGGCATAATTTTAAAATCTCCTGTTTTTTTTATAATGTCTATGGGTCTAATTGGGACAAGTTTTTTTTAAAGGTCTGCTTAATCACGATTACTCCGATTGTTTTTATTTTAAAGATTTTTAAATAG
- a CDS encoding glycosyltransferase family 2 protein translates to MNVSIITVTFNSEETLQGTIDSVQSQDYPNIEYIVIDGKSKDRTVDIIKDNQAVISKWISESDKGLYDAMNKGIQMATGDVVGIINSDDFYHRKDAISSIVKGLKESNAECVFGDVDFVRPKNLNKVIRHYSSKRFAPWKFRLGYMPAHPTFYTYKRNFEKFGYYKTDYRIAADFELLIRFLFKEKLSFKYIPETILRMRTGGTSTASVKSTLIINKENKRALKENGIYGNYLMLTSRYFTKILEFIR, encoded by the coding sequence ATGAATGTTAGTATAATTACAGTAACCTTTAATTCTGAAGAAACCCTTCAAGGCACTATAGATAGCGTACAAAGTCAAGATTATCCTAATATAGAGTATATAGTGATTGATGGTAAATCCAAGGATAGAACTGTCGATATTATAAAAGATAATCAAGCGGTGATTTCCAAGTGGATTTCAGAATCAGACAAAGGGCTATACGATGCAATGAACAAGGGCATACAAATGGCCACGGGAGATGTGGTAGGAATTATAAATTCCGATGACTTTTATCATCGCAAGGATGCCATATCAAGTATAGTGAAAGGGTTGAAGGAATCCAATGCAGAATGTGTTTTTGGTGATGTGGACTTTGTTAGACCAAAAAATTTGAACAAAGTCATCAGGCATTATTCTAGTAAAAGGTTTGCTCCCTGGAAATTTAGATTAGGCTATATGCCCGCCCACCCTACTTTTTATACTTATAAAAGAAACTTCGAGAAGTTTGGCTATTATAAGACAGATTATAGAATTGCGGCAGATTTTGAATTGTTGATTCGTTTTTTATTCAAAGAAAAACTGAGCTTTAAGTATATACCTGAAACCATTTTAAGGATGAGGACAGGAGGGACAAGCACTGCCTCAGTAAAAAGTACCCTAATTATCAATAAAGAAAATAAAAGAGCCTTGAAAGAAAACGGTATCTATGGAAACTATTTAATGCTTACTTCCAGATATTTTACTAAAATACTAGAATTTATCAGGTAG
- a CDS encoding capsule assembly Wzi family protein: MRGERKEMKAIQIILIFLVWCLNIPSGNAQTLPAGIPVFEEAIRRQQLLGEFEPAISFNLRPIHPRFFSGRGVYNDYSLFEVDNTNLFDTNDTQQKYISYLPLINTMAFNTERPYGWGNGSMIPNVGLQNRISGGIAAKFHFINFQLMPEWTWAQNKPYEGYHNDFSEGINRARYFFWNYGDNPERFGSSPYSKFSLGQSKLTLSYGSFEMGVSTENIWWGPGQFNALIFSNNAAGFSHLTFNTTKPAKTFLGSFEGQILLGKLQSSGYEPSQWEELNEEYFRPLSEDWRYLNGFSISYNPKWVPGLFVGVNRTFQQYSKDKGDSFSDWFPIFEGFVKNKLFSDGNSADYDNKRQDQQVSFFGRYSFSKAKAELYFEYGRRDHAYTTREFVMNPEHARAYLLGFQKLFSLPYPNQYVQVRAEILQQQESINRWMRYPGFGGGASWQTHNAVRGFTHFGQALGSGAGTGSNVQTIEVSLIDRLNKYGVVLERLANHQDFYFRGLGSQSERQPWVDLSFGFLFDYQWDRFLLSSRLQFINGMNYQWQLDDNSTEEFPMGRDKFSVFAQAHLIYLLKP; the protein is encoded by the coding sequence ATGAGGGGTGAAAGGAAAGAAATGAAGGCCATTCAAATTATTTTAATTTTTCTGGTTTGGTGTCTAAATATTCCATCGGGAAATGCACAAACATTACCAGCAGGAATTCCGGTTTTTGAAGAGGCTATCCGCCGCCAGCAATTGTTAGGGGAATTTGAACCCGCCATCAGTTTTAATTTACGTCCGATACATCCTCGTTTTTTTTCTGGTCGTGGTGTTTATAATGATTACAGCCTATTCGAAGTGGACAATACCAATCTATTTGATACAAATGATACCCAGCAAAAGTACATTAGCTATTTACCTCTAATCAATACAATGGCTTTTAATACCGAAAGGCCTTATGGTTGGGGCAATGGTTCTATGATTCCTAATGTGGGTTTGCAAAATAGGATTTCAGGAGGTATAGCAGCAAAATTTCATTTCATTAATTTTCAATTGATGCCTGAGTGGACTTGGGCTCAAAACAAACCTTATGAAGGGTATCATAATGATTTTTCGGAGGGAATAAATAGAGCACGTTATTTTTTTTGGAATTATGGAGATAATCCAGAACGATTTGGAAGTAGTCCTTACTCTAAATTCAGTTTAGGCCAGTCTAAATTGACTCTTAGTTATGGTTCATTTGAAATGGGAGTCTCCACAGAAAATATATGGTGGGGCCCCGGCCAGTTTAATGCCTTGATCTTTTCCAATAATGCTGCTGGTTTCTCCCACTTGACCTTTAATACCACTAAGCCAGCCAAAACCTTTCTAGGTTCATTTGAAGGACAAATTCTTTTGGGAAAATTACAGTCCTCAGGATATGAGCCAAGTCAATGGGAGGAATTGAATGAGGAATATTTTAGGCCATTATCGGAAGATTGGAGGTATTTGAATGGATTCTCCATTTCTTATAACCCAAAATGGGTTCCGGGTTTATTTGTAGGAGTTAACCGTACCTTTCAACAGTACAGCAAAGACAAAGGGGATTCATTCTCCGATTGGTTTCCGATATTTGAAGGTTTCGTCAAAAATAAATTATTTTCTGATGGAAATTCTGCAGATTACGATAACAAAAGACAGGATCAACAAGTATCGTTCTTTGGAAGGTACTCCTTTTCGAAGGCTAAAGCAGAACTGTATTTTGAGTATGGTAGGAGAGACCATGCTTATACAACTCGAGAATTTGTGATGAACCCGGAACATGCCAGGGCCTATTTGTTAGGTTTCCAGAAATTGTTTTCCTTACCATACCCAAATCAATATGTTCAGGTTAGAGCAGAAATCCTGCAACAACAGGAATCTATCAATCGTTGGATGAGATATCCGGGCTTTGGAGGAGGGGCTTCTTGGCAGACTCATAATGCTGTCAGGGGCTTTACTCACTTTGGACAAGCTTTGGGGTCTGGAGCTGGTACGGGTAGCAATGTTCAAACCATAGAGGTGTCTTTGATTGATCGACTCAATAAATATGGGGTAGTATTAGAAAGACTTGCCAATCATCAAGATTTCTATTTTAGAGGTTTAGGTTCTCAGTCAGAAAGACAACCATGGGTGGATCTTTCTTTTGGATTCCTTTTTGATTATCAGTGGGATCGGTTTTTATTAAGTTCCCGTCTCCAGTTTATCAATGGGATGAATTACCAATGGCAATTGGATGACAATAGTACTGAAGAGTTTCCAATGGGAAGGGATAAGTTTAGCGTATTTGCTCAAGCTCATTTGATTTATTTGTTGAAACCC
- a CDS encoding EpsG family protein → MFLYILLVVLLVFLSLSRKTNIAPVFILLFLISILRDVSVGIDYESHKEAFDIGFSWKFLPILMLKYEIGWILLNILVEGVYNNFLIVIIFTSLITLSGVFYVIKKECISPIMGVSLYVLLYYYFIPFSLIRQGAAVSMVFLASYFYFNGFKRKFWWSFVLAIMFHYSSILILPFIYLAEKVRISKRIMVSSIIGSFVLGFIGFGTYFRYLMTYLPFDKYSNYDESYSGTVINILNTYLFMIPQNIFFIIIICAGNYRKKIGYLNMLYLGLLLNNLFTVIPMVSRFVIYLNIFEIILLCNLVYENQFKERFRIRMGIAVILYALVFFSYNLVTNRAGIVPYQFIF, encoded by the coding sequence ATGTTTCTTTATATATTATTGGTGGTGTTATTAGTTTTTCTATCCTTAAGTAGAAAAACTAATATAGCCCCTGTTTTTATATTACTTTTTTTAATATCCATATTAAGAGATGTTTCAGTCGGTATTGACTATGAGTCGCATAAGGAGGCTTTTGATATTGGATTTTCATGGAAGTTTTTACCAATCCTAATGTTGAAATATGAGATTGGATGGATTCTGCTAAATATCCTAGTTGAAGGCGTATACAATAATTTTTTAATAGTTATAATATTCACAAGTTTAATTACACTCTCAGGAGTTTTTTATGTTATTAAGAAGGAGTGCATTTCGCCTATTATGGGAGTTTCGTTATATGTATTGCTATATTATTACTTTATTCCATTTAGTCTGATAAGGCAGGGAGCAGCTGTATCCATGGTTTTTTTAGCCTCATATTTTTACTTTAATGGTTTTAAAAGGAAATTTTGGTGGTCGTTCGTTTTAGCAATAATGTTTCATTACTCCAGTATCTTAATTTTACCGTTTATTTATTTAGCGGAGAAAGTGAGGATAAGTAAAAGGATCATGGTGTCATCAATCATTGGTTCATTTGTTCTTGGCTTTATTGGTTTTGGGACTTACTTCAGATATTTAATGACATATTTACCCTTTGATAAATATTCCAATTATGATGAAAGTTATTCGGGGACTGTTATTAATATTTTAAATACCTATTTATTTATGATTCCACAAAATATATTTTTTATAATTATAATATGTGCTGGAAATTATAGAAAAAAAATAGGGTATTTAAATATGCTATATTTAGGCCTTTTATTGAATAATTTGTTCACGGTAATACCTATGGTTTCTAGGTTTGTAATTTACCTTAATATCTTTGAGATTATTCTTTTGTGCAATTTAGTGTACGAAAATCAATTCAAGGAACGTTTTAGAATCCGAATGGGGATAGCTGTTATTTTATACGCTCTTGTATTTTTTTCATATAATTTGGTGACAAATAGAGCCGGTATTGTTCCTTATCAATTTATATTCTAA
- a CDS encoding polysaccharide pyruvyl transferase family protein yields MKKNENKILYIVATQYDNLGDLLINKCFLMMLCKYGKVYVDTKNVPNYFKTFLLKGLANVSELNKEYKTSVKGIGMFTIPFNKSLKFTHVFKSPGPFGASVSNKEKVKSFMFYWVYYLFSKKGGKGYFVGNDYIINSKFDLDLLKKYNSLLEGIYVRSESNLKEITSYGFDRVEYIPDMCFALNSTRQNNSTRNKISVSFRDLENDEWDGKLRENIHCMLQFFSKQNKEIEFFFQVDRDRSYNKRLFDLFKAEFPSIKFRNEVINWDTINYYENVEYTISNRLHVLLLGQNFGVIPIAILNNSPKTKKIKSIYNSIQLSSLIYDNISDQDLTFLGENQQNILEKIQSVNKKQYQLIETKFDGIFC; encoded by the coding sequence ATGAAAAAAAACGAGAATAAAATCCTTTATATAGTTGCTACGCAATATGATAATTTGGGTGATTTATTAATTAATAAGTGTTTTTTAATGATGCTATGTAAATATGGGAAAGTTTATGTAGACACTAAAAATGTACCAAATTATTTTAAGACATTTTTACTTAAAGGTCTAGCTAATGTTTCAGAATTAAATAAGGAATACAAAACCAGTGTTAAGGGTATAGGAATGTTTACCATACCATTTAATAAAAGCCTCAAATTTACGCATGTTTTTAAGAGTCCAGGTCCTTTTGGAGCAAGTGTATCTAATAAAGAAAAAGTAAAGAGTTTTATGTTCTACTGGGTATATTATCTTTTTAGTAAAAAAGGAGGTAAAGGATATTTTGTGGGAAATGATTATATAATTAACAGCAAATTTGATTTAGATTTATTAAAAAAATATAATTCTTTATTGGAAGGTATATATGTCAGAAGTGAAAGTAATTTAAAAGAGATTACTTCTTATGGTTTTGACAGGGTCGAATATATTCCAGATATGTGTTTTGCATTAAATAGCACAAGACAAAACAATAGTACCCGGAATAAGATATCTGTTTCGTTTCGTGATTTAGAAAATGATGAATGGGACGGGAAACTTAGGGAAAATATTCATTGCATGCTGCAGTTTTTTTCGAAGCAAAACAAAGAGATCGAGTTTTTCTTTCAAGTTGATAGAGATAGAAGTTATAATAAAAGGCTTTTTGATTTATTTAAAGCTGAATTTCCTTCAATTAAATTTAGAAATGAAGTAATTAATTGGGACACTATTAACTACTATGAAAATGTGGAATATACAATAAGTAACCGATTGCATGTGTTATTACTTGGTCAAAATTTTGGTGTAATTCCGATAGCCATTTTAAATAACTCTCCAAAAACCAAAAAAATCAAAAGTATTTATAACTCAATTCAATTGAGTTCATTGATTTACGACAATATTTCAGATCAGGATTTAACTTTTTTAGGAGAAAATCAACAGAATATTTTAGAAAAGATTCAATCTGTAAACAAAAAACAGTATCAACTTATAGAGACAAAATTTGATGGGATATTTTGTTAA
- a CDS encoding glycosyltransferase has translation MKNRCCCVFNLAAHYREPIYSLMGRELGCHFYFGDKIHTPIKLLEVHTLQGFKGVLENKYFRNFYWQKGIRKVKHLKYDHLILTGEPYNISNWYFLLARKILKKKTYLWSHGFYGDESILKMSIKKVFFNLSNKVFLYGDYSKKLMVDSGIKESKLVPVYNSLDFDNHVEIRSKLKKTNVFYNYFNNSYPVIIYVGRIQKVKKLDLLIEAIKNLKETGNVCNLVLVGKAVDDNSLKNIVEKNKLNDNVWFYGACYDEKVLGELFYNSHVCVSPGNIGLTAIHSLTYGTPVVTHNNFMNQMPEFEAVKDGLNGSFFKENDVLDLSTVIRKWLTINDEERERVRYASYDIIEKKYNPYSQIETIRKALDL, from the coding sequence ATGAAAAATAGATGCTGCTGTGTTTTTAATTTGGCAGCCCATTATCGAGAGCCCATATATTCATTAATGGGGAGAGAATTGGGATGTCACTTTTATTTTGGTGACAAAATACATACACCAATAAAATTATTAGAAGTTCATACTTTACAAGGGTTCAAAGGAGTGCTTGAAAATAAATATTTTAGGAATTTTTATTGGCAAAAGGGAATAAGGAAAGTGAAACATTTAAAGTATGATCACCTTATTCTAACGGGAGAGCCATATAATATTTCGAATTGGTATTTTCTTTTAGCTCGAAAAATTTTAAAGAAAAAAACCTACTTGTGGTCACATGGATTTTATGGGGATGAAAGCATTCTTAAAATGTCTATAAAAAAGGTGTTTTTTAATTTGTCCAATAAGGTGTTTTTGTATGGAGATTATTCAAAAAAACTTATGGTTGATAGTGGAATAAAGGAAAGTAAGTTAGTTCCCGTTTACAATTCTTTAGATTTTGATAATCATGTTGAAATTAGATCTAAGTTAAAAAAAACTAATGTTTTTTATAACTATTTCAATAATAGTTATCCAGTTATTATTTATGTAGGTCGAATACAAAAAGTCAAAAAGCTAGATTTACTTATTGAAGCAATTAAGAATTTAAAAGAGACAGGTAATGTGTGTAATTTGGTTTTAGTGGGAAAAGCAGTTGATGATAATAGTTTGAAGAATATAGTTGAGAAGAACAAATTAAACGATAATGTATGGTTTTACGGTGCATGCTATGATGAGAAAGTTTTAGGAGAACTGTTTTACAATAGTCATGTTTGTGTTTCCCCTGGTAATATTGGATTAACAGCGATACATAGTTTGACTTATGGAACTCCAGTGGTAACACATAATAATTTTATGAATCAAATGCCAGAGTTCGAGGCCGTAAAAGATGGATTAAATGGTTCTTTTTTTAAGGAAAATGATGTTTTAGATTTGTCAACAGTTATTAGGAAGTGGCTCACGATTAATGATGAAGAAAGGGAGCGAGTTAGATACGCTTCATATGATATTATTGAAAAAAAATACAACCCCTATAGCCAGATCGAAACTATTCGAAAAGCTTTAGATTTATAA